GCGCGCTTCAGCTCCGAGGCGAGCGCCGCCAGCGCGTCGCTCGCGAGCCGCAGGCCCGCGATCGTCGTCACGGTCTTGCCGCCGCGACCGGACGTCTCGCGCCGGACCCGCACGATGCCATCGCCTTCCGGCGCACGCGGCCTCATCGCTCGCGAACCAGGCCTCCGTGGCGCAGGGCGTCGTCGATCAGGAAACGCACCTGCGGCTCGCGCGCGAACGACATGTGGCTGCCCGGGTACCAGGCGATCCGCGGCTCGCCCCAGTGCTTCCACAGGTCGCGCACCTGATCCGCGGGAACCAGGTGATCCGCGGTGCCGCCGAAGATCGACAGGCGCTCGATCGCGATCTGCGGCGAGAGCCGCAGCGGCGAGACGACGGAGAGCACGTCGCGGACGAAGCTCCAGTCCAGCCCGAGCCGCTCGATCTCGCGAAGCGTGGCGTGCGGCGCCAGGCGCGCGACCAGCCGGCTGAAGTCCGTCGCCGGAATGCCCGCGATCGCGCAGGCGAGGCCTGAGTCGAGCCCGGCGAGGAGCGCGGTGGTGTAGCCGCCGAGCGAGAGCCCGAAGACACCGATCTGCGTCGCCCCGTCCGCGCGCAGCCAGGAGAGCAATCGGCGCAGATCCCACATCGCCTGCGCCTCTGCGTGCACGGTGTCCAGGAAGTCGCCGTTCAGGAACCCGTCGCCGCTGCGCAGGCCGAGCTTCCGCGGTCCGTGCAGCGGCAGGACCGGGCACACGACGTTCAAGCCGAGCTCGAAGTGGAGCCGGCGCGCTTCGAATGCGGAGAGATCGACGGCGGGAATGCCCATTCCGTAGCCGTGGATGCAGACCAGCCACGGTCGCGGACGGTCTGCGTGCCGGAGCACCCAGGCGTGGGACTCGCGATTGGGCAGGTGCGAGAGCCAGCGATCGCGGCCCGGCTCGCCGGCGTGAGGCTCGTAGCCGCTCTCGAAGGAGAGGTGCTCGAACGAGAATCCCAGGCTCTTGCGCCAGCGCAGCGCGGGCATCGCGAGCGGCGGCGGCTCGCGATGGTACGACTCGGGCTTCTCCAGCCAGCCCGAGCTCTCGAACAGCGTGCGCGCATCGCGAACCTCGAGCGCCAGGCGCGACGCGTCGCGCGCGAAGCGCCCGGGGCGCGTGGCGATCATGCTGGCGAGCGCGAGCTGGTCGAAGCCGACTTTGATCGCGAGCTCCAGATCCAGCGTCGGCTCCGGCACCCGATCGATCGGCGGCTCGCGGCGCTGCGCGGTCCAGCCACAGGCGATGAAGCTGGCGACCGCGAGCGCGAGCAGTCCGAGCGTCTCGAAGAACCCGACCGCGAAGATCATCGGGACTGCCGCGAGCAGCGCGGCTGCGCTGCCGAGCGCGATCAGCTGCGGGGTCCGAACGTCCCCCGGGAGCAGCAGGCTCGAGGTCCCTCCTGCCACCAGGAGAGCGCCCGGAATCACTCCGAAGAGAAAACCGAACACGCCCTCGCCCGCCGCGATCCACGCCAGACCCGCCGCGATCGCGATCAGGTTCTCCCAGGGAAGTCCCGGCTCTGCCTCGTTCGCCATCACGCATCCGCTCCCACTTCGCGCACCCGCGATGGATCGGCGCGTCTTCCGGCTCGGTGAACCGGCGGGCTCGAGATTCTGCGCAGCTCGTCGAACGACGCCGCGATCGAGTCGGCCAGTAGCGGCAGGTCTGCGGCGAGCGCGGCGTCGCCCGCGAAGCCCAGCCGGACGCGCCCGGCGTAGAACGTCGCCGTGAGTCCCAACAACTGCCCCGAGAGCAGCGGCGCGATCCCGGTACAGGCGCGGACCGGCGCTCCGAGCACGAACAGGGGCGCCTCGGACCCGGGCAGCACCGTCACGCACAGGCTCGCCGGGCGGCCCGCGGCGGACGCGGCGTGCAGGCGCGCGAGATCCCGGAGCGGCGAGAACGAGACGCCGGGCGCGTCCGGAGGCACGGGCGCGCTGCGCAGGGCCTCGAGTCGGAGCAGCGGATCCGGCTCGGCGAGCGGCAGCACGACGAGCGGAGCCACGCCTGCCGCTTCGCCGCCGCCAACGCCGATCGGTGTCAGAGCGCGAAGCTCGGCCGCCGCGGGGTCGAGCCCGCGCCGCGAGACGTACACGCGGAGCGCGCCGGCGAGCGTGGCCAGCAGGATCGCTTGCGGCGAGGCTCCCAGACTCCCGACGAGCATTCGCAGGTCTGCCTGATCGAGCTCGAGAAGCTCGATCCTCCGCTGCGCGCCGGCGGGCCCGGTGAGCGGAAGCTCGGAACGCGAAGCGAGCACGCGTTCGAGCGCGTTCAGCGCGGAGCGCAGGCCCTGCCCTAGCGCGGCGCCGACCGACTCGGCCCGCGCGATCTCCCGCGCGCGGCGCGCGAGCTCGCCGCGCATCAGAGCGACCCGGCTCGGTGTCGGCCGCGGCTCGATCGCAGGCGCGGGGCGCGGCGCCGCCGCGCTGGACGTGTCCAGGATCGCTTGCAGCGGGTCGAAGCCCTCGTCTCCCGAGACGAGCGCGGCATCGGCCTTCGCGATCAGCGCGAAGCGGCCCTCGTCCAGCCCCTCGACCACGCAGAGCTCCCAAGGCGGCTTCTCGGGATCCAGCGCCTCGGAGAAGATCTGCGCGGCCAGGCGCTTCAGCTGGCGCTCGTCCCCGGGTCTGGGCAGCGCCACGTGACGCACGTGGTAGACGAGGTCGAAGAACGGGTCGTCCGCCCAGACGGGCAGC
This genomic interval from Deltaproteobacteria bacterium contains the following:
- a CDS encoding stress response translation initiation inhibitor YciH (involved in start site selection during the initiation of translation), with translation MRPRAPEGDGIVRVRRETSGRGGKTVTTIAGLRLASDALAALASELKRACGTGGTVRDYVIEIQGDHRAQVVAQLELRGYTVKLAGG
- a CDS encoding DUF1298 domain-containing protein — encoded protein: MQVGAVLVLEAGPLELRNGGVDIEQIRSYTAERLTRTPRARQRGLDLVLGRLPVWADDPFFDLVYHVRHVALPRPGDERQLKRLAAQIFSEALDPEKPPWELCVVEGLDEGRFALIAKADAALVSGDEGFDPLQAILDTSSAAAPRPAPAIEPRPTPSRVALMRGELARRAREIARAESVGAALGQGLRSALNALERVLASRSELPLTGPAGAQRRIELLELDQADLRMLVGSLGASPQAILLATLAGALRVYVSRRGLDPAAAELRALTPIGVGGGEAAGVAPLVVLPLAEPDPLLRLEALRSAPVPPDAPGVSFSPLRDLARLHAASAAGRPASLCVTVLPGSEAPLFVLGAPVRACTGIAPLLSGQLLGLTATFYAGRVRLGFAGDAALAADLPLLADSIAASFDELRRISSPPVHRAGRRADPSRVREVGADA